A stretch of the Leopardus geoffroyi isolate Oge1 chromosome B2, O.geoffroyi_Oge1_pat1.0, whole genome shotgun sequence genome encodes the following:
- the MAS1 gene encoding proto-oncogene Mas, translating into MEVSNMTSSIDEKSTNTSTARNTSVGDLHREIPVVHWVIMSISPLGFVENGLLLWFLCFRMKRNPFTVYITHLSIADISLLFCIFILSVDYALDYELSSGYYYTIVTLSVTFLFGYNTGLYLLTAISVERCLSVLYPIWYRCHRPKHQSAFVCALLWALSCLVTTMEYVMCIDSERQGHSRSDCRAVIIFIATLSFLVFTPLMVVSSTILVIKIRKNTWTAHSSKLYIVIMVTIIIFLIFAMPMRLLYLLYYEYWSAFGNLHDISLLFSTINSSANPFIYFFVGSSRKKRFKESLKVVLTRAFKDEMQPRRQEDNGNTTTIETVV; encoded by the coding sequence ATGGAAGTGTCGAACATGACATCGTCCATCGATGAGAAGTCCACGAACACCTCGACTGCCAGGAACACCTCGGTCGGGGACCTGCATCGGGAAATCCCGGTCGTGCACTGGGTGATTATGAGCATTTCCCCTCTGGGCTTTGTTGAAAATGGGCTCCTCCTCTGGTTCCTCTGCTTCCGGATGAAAAGAAACCCCTTCACCGTCTACATCACCCACTTGTCTATAGCAGACATCTCActgctcttttgtatttttattctgtcaGTCGACTATGCTTTAGATTATGAGCTCTCTTCTGGCTATTACTACACGATTGTCACATTATCGGTGACGTTTCTGTTTGGCTACAACACGGGCCTCTATCTGTTGACGGCCATTAGCGTGGAGAGGTGCCTGTCTGTCCTGTACCCCATCTGGTACCGATGCCATCGCCCCAAGCACCAGTCAGCGTTTGTCTGTGCCCTCCTGTGGGCACTGTCATGCTTAGTGACCACCATGGAATATGTCATGTGCATTGACAGTGAAAGACAGGGTCACTCTCGAAGTGACTGCAGGGCGGTGATCATCTTTATAGCCACCCTGAGCTTCCTGGTCTTTACTCCTCTCATGGTGGTGTCCAGCACCATCCTGGTGATTAAGATCCGCAAGAACACGTGGACGGCCCATTCCTCAAAGCTGTACATAGTCATCATGGTCACCATCATCATATTCCTCATTTTCGCCATGCCCATGAGGCTCCTCTACCTGCTGTATTATGAGTATTGGTCAGCCTTCGGGAACTTGCACgacatttctcttctcttctccaccaTCAACAGCAGCGCCAAcccttttatttacttctttgtggGCAGTAGTAGGAAGAAGCGGTTCAAGGAGTCCTTGAAAGTGGTTCTGACCAGGGCTTTCAAAGATGAAATGCAACCCAGGCGCCAGGAAGACAATGGCAACACCACCACGATTGAGACTGTGGTCTGA